One genomic window of Sulfurovum lithotrophicum includes the following:
- a CDS encoding NAD(P)/FAD-dependent oxidoreductase — translation MKHHVVIVGASYAGLSAMRRLADKPGIGVTLVDRHPYHFLQTEGYDLISGSIPFEETIVSLHALCAYYDNVTFVQSEVRAVENEAKRILLEESEITYDSLVVGLGSVSRKFESDADIENYASGPKSLRGALRLKQFFENELYKRLESDKKAKENFNIVIGGAGLSGVEIAADMQHFFNRYYRSNTLCCACLHIHLIVSRETVLFGMHPAVIATATNRLKRLRVNLHTQCRITAIHEHEVCLSDGAKIGFDFMIFAGGTVVAPVLSSLSLPRNEKGRFLVDAYLRSPSDASVYFAGDVAALHDRKGKALPPTAQTAIQSGDTAALNIMRTVQDEKPKKADLRIDGIAIALGGSYATIDLGWIRINGYAAYLVKKLIERLYKWPLWWRARQGFRKMDHCEI, via the coding sequence ATGAAGCATCATGTGGTCATTGTGGGGGCTAGTTACGCAGGGCTTTCAGCTATGCGGAGGCTCGCGGATAAACCGGGTATTGGTGTCACACTTGTCGACAGGCACCCGTACCATTTCCTGCAGACCGAAGGGTACGATCTCATCAGCGGAAGCATCCCTTTTGAAGAGACGATCGTCAGTCTGCATGCCTTGTGTGCCTATTATGACAATGTGACTTTTGTTCAGAGTGAAGTACGGGCAGTCGAAAATGAAGCGAAGCGGATCCTCCTTGAAGAAAGTGAAATCACTTACGATTCTCTCGTGGTCGGACTTGGCAGTGTCAGCAGAAAGTTTGAAAGTGACGCCGATATAGAGAATTATGCAAGCGGCCCTAAAAGCCTCAGAGGTGCCTTGCGCCTGAAACAGTTCTTTGAAAATGAGCTGTACAAGCGGCTGGAGTCGGATAAAAAAGCCAAAGAGAATTTCAATATCGTCATCGGTGGGGCAGGGCTTTCCGGCGTGGAGATCGCGGCAGACATGCAGCACTTTTTCAACCGCTACTACCGGAGCAATACGCTCTGCTGCGCCTGCCTGCATATTCATCTTATCGTCAGCAGGGAGACGGTGCTTTTCGGTATGCATCCCGCTGTCATTGCTACGGCGACCAATCGGCTGAAGAGACTGCGTGTCAATCTCCACACCCAATGCCGCATCACTGCAATACACGAGCACGAAGTCTGTCTGAGCGACGGTGCAAAGATCGGGTTCGACTTTATGATCTTCGCGGGAGGTACGGTCGTTGCACCCGTGCTCTCCTCTCTTTCCCTGCCCAGGAACGAAAAAGGCCGCTTCCTTGTCGATGCATACCTGCGCTCTCCCTCAGATGCATCCGTCTATTTTGCAGGCGATGTGGCAGCACTGCATGACAGAAAGGGAAAGGCTCTTCCTCCCACCGCGCAGACAGCCATACAGAGCGGCGATACCGCAGCGTTGAACATTATGCGCACTGTACAGGATGAAAAACCCAAAAAGGCCGACCTGAGGATCGACGGTATCGCCATTGCCCTTGGCGGCAGCTACGCCACAATAGACCTGGGGTGGATACGCATCAACGGATATGCCGCCTACCTGGTCAAAAAACTCATAGAACGCCTCTACAAATGGCCGCTCTGGTGGCGGGCCCGTCAGGGCTTCAGGAAGATGGACCATTGTGAGATCTGA
- a CDS encoding DUF1566 domain-containing protein — MKTALLLIVTGTLLFGASSKLDEKTGLIWQDNKSVATVEKSYVEASNYCKQLSVDGFEDWRLPSIKELYTIVDLRRERPALKNGFSMRVDEWFWTATPFVGDPKKEAWKISMRYGEAEPTRQDRMLHIRCVRSVRKPQRSQKE; from the coding sequence ATGAAGACCGCATTATTATTGATCGTAACGGGTACACTGTTGTTCGGGGCGTCTTCTAAACTGGATGAGAAGACCGGGTTGATCTGGCAGGATAACAAGAGTGTGGCTACGGTGGAGAAGTCATATGTGGAAGCCAGTAACTATTGTAAGCAACTTAGTGTTGACGGTTTTGAGGACTGGAGACTCCCGTCGATAAAAGAGCTCTACACGATCGTCGATCTGAGACGAGAACGTCCAGCCCTCAAAAACGGGTTTTCCATGCGTGTGGATGAGTGGTTCTGGACTGCTACACCGTTTGTGGGAGACCCAAAGAAAGAGGCATGGAAAATTTCGATGCGCTACGGTGAGGCCGAGCCTACAAGGCAGGACCGTATGCTGCATATCAGGTGCGTACGGAGTGTACGCAAACCCCAGAGGAGTCAGAAAGAGTGA
- a CDS encoding helix-turn-helix domain-containing protein, translating to MKTLKEHFGDSKTRNERNTSIINACDDGYTQAQIAKHLSVSRSLVSKIVKSVYSTPDP from the coding sequence TTGAAAACACTGAAGGAACATTTCGGAGACAGTAAAACCAGGAATGAGAGAAATACTAGTATTATCAATGCCTGTGATGACGGATACACACAAGCCCAGATCGCAAAGCATTTGAGTGTATCCCGTTCACTTGTTTCAAAGATCGTCAAAAGTGTATATTCAACGCCTGACCCTTAG
- a CDS encoding Mbeg1-like protein → MSSKNEKNGIFKEVKIPETQNISTLLSDKKSLEKCKCSYNTRFGIFKEDINILNTVSQESYVYAIMSSNAYNRKVQIDIPGWKRTKRMINQHGFSADIYVSDDEKRVVIAFRGTDDKNDWKYGNTDIDLDGQYGDADELFKYVLSEYPGKTIMTTGHSLGGGLAMHISLLNKDVDAVVFHPSPRVFANRNYDQYENLITIIYEAGEILTFVRKLFSTLKKIKHQTYRYNFLGGLSVKEHSIEAFARCMYASLHKKESQYEALCKKNTL, encoded by the coding sequence ATGTCATCAAAAAACGAAAAAAATGGAATATTCAAAGAAGTAAAAATACCTGAAACACAGAATATTTCCACTTTACTGTCAGATAAAAAATCTTTGGAAAAGTGTAAATGTTCCTACAATACACGCTTTGGTATTTTTAAAGAAGATATCAATATATTAAATACAGTATCTCAAGAATCCTACGTATATGCCATCATGTCATCCAATGCCTACAATAGAAAAGTGCAAATAGATATTCCGGGTTGGAAACGCACCAAAAGAATGATAAACCAACATGGTTTCAGTGCAGATATATATGTTTCGGATGATGAAAAAAGAGTTGTGATTGCTTTTCGGGGAACAGATGATAAAAATGATTGGAAATATGGAAATACAGATATTGATTTAGATGGTCAATATGGAGATGCAGATGAACTTTTCAAATATGTTTTATCTGAGTATCCTGGAAAAACCATTATGACCACAGGACACTCTTTAGGAGGCGGTCTTGCTATGCATATTTCACTTTTAAACAAAGATGTAGATGCTGTTGTGTTTCATCCTTCTCCCCGGGTATTTGCAAACAGAAACTATGATCAATATGAAAACCTTATCACCATCATTTATGAAGCAGGTGAAATTCTCACATTTGTGCGAAAACTATTTAGTACCCTTAAAAAAATAAAACATCAAACATATCGTTATAATTTCCTGGGAGGACTTTCTGTCAAAGAGCACAGTATTGAAGCATTTGCAAGATGTATGTATGCTTCACTACATAAAAAAGAAAGTCAATATGAAGCGCTGTGTAAGAAAAATACTTTATGA
- a CDS encoding DUF1566 domain-containing protein, which translates to MQKMKTLFIAMLVGVGGFVHAQGMADVVLDKKNGIYWQDNVDSQQSSEDWDDAMAYCDKLVLDGMAHWRLPSFRELLSIVDYRRMDPAVNAAFEFVEEGTYWTSTTFAPNVSRAWTIDFRTGKTYYSYKSTNHAVRCVKDVPAIFQKESK; encoded by the coding sequence ATGCAGAAAATGAAAACTCTTTTTATCGCTATGCTGGTGGGTGTAGGCGGTTTTGTTCATGCGCAGGGTATGGCGGATGTGGTGCTGGACAAGAAGAACGGTATCTACTGGCAGGATAATGTTGACTCACAGCAGAGTTCGGAAGACTGGGATGATGCTATGGCGTATTGTGACAAACTGGTGCTTGACGGTATGGCACACTGGCGGCTGCCGTCATTTAGGGAACTGCTTTCTATCGTGGACTACAGACGTATGGACCCGGCGGTAAATGCCGCTTTTGAGTTCGTGGAAGAGGGGACGTACTGGACCTCCACGACTTTCGCACCCAATGTGTCGCGTGCCTGGACGATCGATTTTCGTACAGGAAAGACCTACTACAGTTACAAAAGCACCAACCATGCGGTCCGCTGTGTGAAAGATGTTCCGGCGATATTCCAGAAGGAGAGCAAATGA
- a CDS encoding 3-hydroxyacyl-CoA dehydrogenase NAD-binding domain-containing protein yields MKYFNLNIDERGIATLTFDTPDSSLNVLCFDALYELEQHLVRMQDDRSIKALFVESAKEDIFIAGADIKEIKAFKDPGETAEKLRQGQEIFNRLENLPFPTVAMIDGACLGGGLELALACAYRVATNAAHTRIGLVEVGLGIIPGLGGTQRLPELVGFAKAIELITASKRLKGDKALKLGLVDASVPSGYLGFKKEEFIRDILAGKLEAKVALTRQGIKWYETITPVKILIASMAKSEVLKKTQGHYPAPIETINVMEKTLTMPLQEGLKVELEAFEPLATGQISKNLIELFFTSEALKKESFSKAKPRSIESAAVMGVGTMGSGIAWALASHNIPVRLGARKMQSIAEALSKMRANFESIKKRGRLTEREIGLKMDRVTYTTTMEGFAKVDIIIEAVSEDAGVKKGIYRALEQRVSEECIIATNTSSLAISGLVEETEHPGRFVGMHFFNPVAKMPLVEVIAGKKTKPKTIATVVALAKKLGKTPIKVKESAGFLVNRILLPYLNESAKMFEEGESVARIDSVLSDFGMPMGPFTLADEVGIDIGEKVSAILYDAYGERMQPSGILAKMTEMKWLGKKTGTGFYVHKGKRHSVNDEIKRLQSQSITLEDHVILDRAILIMVNEAARCLEENVVSTARYLDMAMVLGTGFPAFRGGLLRYADAEGIEEIVERLHVLSQTFGSRFEPAALLVKMAQKQQTFYSEAG; encoded by the coding sequence ATGAAATATTTTAATTTAAACATAGATGAGAGAGGCATAGCTACACTTACATTCGACACCCCTGATTCCTCTCTCAATGTACTCTGTTTCGATGCCCTGTATGAACTGGAACAGCATCTTGTCCGGATGCAGGATGACCGGAGTATCAAAGCCCTCTTCGTAGAGAGTGCCAAAGAGGATATTTTCATCGCCGGTGCGGATATCAAAGAGATCAAGGCATTCAAAGATCCGGGTGAGACTGCGGAGAAACTGCGTCAGGGGCAGGAGATTTTCAACCGTCTGGAAAACCTGCCGTTCCCTACGGTCGCCATGATAGACGGTGCCTGTCTAGGCGGGGGTCTGGAACTTGCCCTGGCCTGTGCTTACCGTGTAGCGACCAATGCAGCGCATACACGTATCGGGCTGGTGGAAGTGGGCCTTGGTATCATTCCCGGGCTTGGCGGAACACAGAGACTTCCTGAACTTGTCGGTTTTGCCAAAGCGATCGAACTCATCACCGCTTCCAAAAGACTCAAAGGGGACAAGGCCCTGAAACTCGGGCTGGTCGATGCCTCCGTACCCAGCGGGTATCTCGGGTTCAAAAAAGAGGAGTTCATCAGAGATATTCTTGCAGGCAAACTTGAAGCGAAGGTGGCCCTGACACGGCAGGGAATAAAATGGTATGAGACGATCACACCTGTCAAAATACTTATTGCCTCTATGGCAAAAAGTGAAGTGCTGAAAAAAACACAGGGGCATTACCCCGCACCGATCGAAACGATCAATGTCATGGAGAAGACACTGACCATGCCGCTTCAGGAAGGTCTGAAAGTGGAGCTTGAAGCCTTCGAGCCTCTGGCGACCGGCCAGATATCCAAAAACCTCATAGAGCTCTTTTTCACCTCCGAAGCACTTAAAAAAGAGAGCTTCTCAAAGGCCAAGCCTCGCAGCATTGAGAGTGCGGCTGTCATGGGTGTGGGTACCATGGGATCAGGCATAGCGTGGGCCCTTGCCAGCCATAACATTCCTGTCAGGCTTGGGGCTCGGAAAATGCAGAGTATCGCGGAAGCACTCTCCAAAATGAGAGCGAACTTTGAAAGTATTAAAAAAAGAGGGCGTCTCACCGAGCGTGAGATTGGCCTGAAAATGGACAGGGTCACCTACACGACAACGATGGAAGGGTTCGCTAAGGTCGACATCATTATTGAAGCGGTCAGTGAAGACGCCGGGGTAAAAAAGGGTATCTACCGGGCACTTGAACAGAGGGTAAGTGAGGAGTGTATCATCGCTACCAATACCTCTTCCCTGGCTATTAGCGGTCTGGTAGAAGAGACGGAACACCCCGGGCGTTTTGTAGGTATGCATTTTTTCAACCCTGTGGCAAAAATGCCGCTGGTGGAAGTAATTGCCGGGAAGAAAACAAAACCAAAGACGATCGCTACTGTGGTCGCTTTGGCAAAAAAACTTGGTAAGACACCCATCAAGGTCAAAGAGAGTGCCGGCTTCCTGGTCAACAGGATCCTGCTTCCCTACCTCAATGAATCGGCGAAAATGTTCGAAGAGGGTGAGAGTGTGGCACGCATAGACAGTGTACTGAGTGACTTCGGTATGCCGATGGGGCCGTTCACGCTTGCGGATGAAGTGGGCATAGATATCGGCGAAAAGGTCTCAGCCATTCTCTATGATGCCTACGGAGAGAGAATGCAACCCTCCGGCATCCTTGCCAAAATGACAGAGATGAAGTGGCTGGGAAAGAAAACGGGTACGGGTTTCTACGTGCATAAAGGTAAAAGACATTCAGTCAATGACGAAATTAAAAGACTTCAGTCACAAAGCATAACGCTTGAAGATCATGTCATTTTGGACAGAGCCATCCTTATTATGGTGAACGAAGCGGCACGATGCCTGGAAGAGAACGTGGTTTCCACTGCACGCTATCTCGATATGGCTATGGTACTGGGAACCGGTTTCCCTGCATTCAGGGGCGGTCTTTTACGTTATGCGGATGCAGAGGGTATTGAAGAGATCGTCGAGAGACTTCATGTCCTGAGCCAGACCTTTGGAAGCCGTTTTGAACCCGCGGCACTGCTTGTGAAGATGGCTCAAAAGCAGCAAACATTCTACAGTGAGGCAGGGTAA
- a CDS encoding YbhB/YbcL family Raf kinase inhibitor-like protein — translation MFVRSPAFENGDQIPFEYGCHGSDISIPLVFENVPEGTRSLALIMDDPDAPAGIFVHWVAYNIPSDLHGLPENIPGAPVLADGIRQGINDFGKTGYGGPCPPDRPHRYFIKLYALDIPLELDPGLSKEQLLGVMRGHVIEEAELMGIYAR, via the coding sequence ATGTTTGTACGAAGTCCTGCTTTTGAAAACGGCGATCAGATACCTTTTGAATATGGATGTCACGGGAGTGATATTTCGATTCCTCTGGTTTTTGAAAATGTGCCGGAGGGTACGCGTTCTCTGGCTTTGATCATGGATGATCCGGATGCTCCGGCAGGTATCTTTGTGCATTGGGTAGCTTACAATATACCTTCTGACCTGCATGGATTGCCGGAAAATATTCCCGGTGCACCGGTGCTGGCTGATGGCATCAGACAGGGTATCAACGATTTTGGAAAAACAGGATATGGCGGCCCGTGCCCTCCTGACAGGCCTCACAGATATTTCATCAAACTTTATGCGCTGGATATTCCTCTTGAATTAGATCCGGGTCTCAGCAAAGAGCAGCTGCTTGGGGTCATGAGAGGACATGTGATAGAAGAGGCTGAACTGATGGGGATCTATGCCCGCTAA
- a CDS encoding DUF434 domain-containing protein: MYMPLRHRGVHPKDTEYFAKDQLPKLATAVKELSWLLGRGYSMKAALTLVGDHHQLATRQRLAVGRIACTDGKIAARQAKCISLEALKEREVLIDGFNLIITIETALGGGAVFDCLDGCYRDLSSVYGSYRPVEETLPAIELIGDLLAGYHPEQVHWLFDRPVSNSGRLAGMVQHLGDAHNWPFTTETTDRTDALLTASRHIVVSCDSAILDRTAHWCNLAREVIMRSVPDAWVIDLKG, encoded by the coding sequence ATGTACATGCCCTTGCGCCATCGCGGTGTCCATCCCAAAGATACCGAATATTTTGCCAAAGACCAGCTGCCTAAACTTGCAACCGCTGTCAAAGAACTGTCATGGTTGCTTGGCCGGGGTTACAGCATGAAAGCCGCCTTGACACTCGTTGGTGACCATCACCAGCTTGCTACACGACAGAGGCTTGCCGTCGGCCGCATAGCCTGTACCGACGGAAAGATCGCTGCACGGCAGGCAAAATGCATCAGCCTGGAGGCGCTGAAGGAGCGTGAGGTCCTCATTGACGGATTTAACCTCATCATCACCATCGAAACCGCTCTTGGTGGCGGTGCTGTCTTCGACTGTTTGGACGGCTGCTACCGCGACCTCTCGTCCGTTTACGGCAGCTACAGACCCGTCGAAGAGACACTCCCTGCCATTGAGCTCATCGGCGATCTGCTGGCCGGCTATCATCCCGAACAGGTCCACTGGCTTTTTGACAGACCCGTCTCCAACAGCGGCAGACTTGCCGGAATGGTCCAGCATCTGGGTGATGCACACAACTGGCCCTTCACCACCGAAACGACAGACCGCACCGATGCACTGTTGACAGCGAGCAGGCACATTGTCGTTAGCTGTGACTCCGCCATACTCGACCGCACGGCACACTGGTGCAACCTGGCACGTGAAGTCATTATGCGTTCAGTTCCGGATGCATGGGTCATCGACCTGAAGGGTTGA
- a CDS encoding DUF72 domain-containing protein, producing the protein MPAKAYIGTSGFYYPHWIGAFYPEGLAKTHWLEYFVQHFETVEMNSTFYHLPKAKTIEHWAQRSPDDFLFSFKAWRVITHYKKLKNIKDDLYLFLHLIKPIRQKTAAILFQLPPSLHKDTALLESFLQLLPSGYRFVIEFRHDSWYDDEIIEMLRRYRVALCLHDFGQKKPLLVATGDFVYIRLHGPSGHYQGSYSDEALQEWAETIKGFTKNGKETYIYFNNDMQGYAVADAKRLKVFLAS; encoded by the coding sequence ATGCCCGCTAAGGCATATATCGGCACTTCAGGTTTTTACTATCCCCACTGGATCGGTGCATTCTATCCGGAAGGTTTGGCAAAAACCCACTGGCTTGAATATTTTGTGCAGCATTTTGAAACTGTGGAGATGAACAGTACCTTTTACCATCTTCCAAAAGCCAAAACCATAGAACATTGGGCGCAAAGATCACCGGATGATTTTCTTTTTTCTTTCAAGGCCTGGCGGGTCATTACCCATTATAAAAAGTTAAAAAATATAAAAGACGATCTTTACCTCTTTTTGCACCTGATCAAGCCGATCCGTCAAAAGACGGCTGCTATTCTTTTTCAATTGCCGCCTTCTTTACACAAAGATACTGCGCTGCTGGAGAGCTTTCTTCAGCTTTTGCCGTCAGGATATAGATTTGTGATAGAGTTTCGCCACGACAGCTGGTACGATGACGAGATCATTGAGATGCTTCGTCGCTACAGAGTGGCATTGTGCCTGCATGATTTTGGGCAGAAAAAGCCTCTTTTGGTTGCAACCGGTGATTTTGTATATATCAGGCTGCATGGCCCTTCAGGCCATTACCAGGGAAGTTACAGCGACGAAGCTCTGCAGGAGTGGGCAGAAACTATAAAAGGCTTTACAAAGAACGGTAAAGAGACTTATATTTATTTCAATAACGATATGCAGGGTTACGCCGTGGCAGATGCCAAAAGGTTAAAAGTTTTTTTGGCATCCTGA